In the Candidatus Paceibacterota bacterium genome, one interval contains:
- a CDS encoding pyridoxal phosphate-dependent aminotransferase, with product MNYKISRRAASLSPSLTLAIDSKAKSMKAEGQDVVGFGAGEPDFDTPQHIKDAAAKALAAGFTKYTPAAGIPELRAAIADKHKRENGLTYKPSQIIVSCGGKHACFNVILATCEEGDEVIIPAPYWLSYPEMVKMAGANPVIVPTTDKTEFKLTPDALRAAITPRTRLFVLNSPSNPTGSVYTADELKALGDICVEKNVLIMSDEIYEHLLYDGATTRSVASFSTSHFEHTIIVHGFAKAWSMTGWRLGWCAAPEPIAKAMDAVQSHSTSNPTSFAQKGAVAALTGPQDHLKLWLAEFNKRRVYAWTKLNSIPGLSCVNAKGAFYLFPNIVKTGLKSTDFCARLLEAEKVAAVPGIAFGADDYIRLSYATSMANIQKGLDRIEKFCRSLVS from the coding sequence ACGCTGGCCATTGACTCGAAGGCCAAGAGCATGAAGGCCGAGGGACAGGACGTTGTCGGCTTTGGCGCCGGCGAACCGGACTTCGACACGCCGCAGCACATCAAGGACGCCGCTGCCAAGGCGCTTGCCGCCGGCTTCACCAAGTACACCCCGGCGGCCGGTATCCCTGAGCTGCGCGCGGCCATCGCTGATAAGCACAAACGCGAGAACGGCCTCACCTACAAGCCTTCGCAGATCATCGTCTCGTGTGGCGGCAAACATGCCTGTTTCAATGTCATACTCGCCACCTGCGAAGAGGGCGACGAAGTCATTATTCCCGCGCCCTATTGGCTAAGTTACCCCGAGATGGTCAAGATGGCCGGCGCGAACCCCGTCATCGTCCCGACCACGGACAAGACTGAGTTCAAGCTCACTCCCGACGCCTTGCGCGCCGCCATTACTCCGCGCACGCGCCTGTTTGTGCTGAACTCTCCCAGCAATCCCACTGGCTCGGTCTATACTGCAGACGAACTCAAAGCTCTGGGCGATATCTGTGTCGAGAAGAACGTCCTCATCATGAGCGACGAAATTTACGAGCACCTGCTTTACGACGGTGCCACTACCAGGAGCGTCGCCAGCTTCTCCACGTCGCACTTCGAGCACACGATTATTGTCCACGGCTTCGCCAAAGCCTGGAGCATGACGGGTTGGCGCCTGGGTTGGTGTGCCGCGCCGGAGCCTATCGCCAAGGCCATGGACGCCGTCCAAAGCCACAGCACCAGCAACCCAACCAGCTTCGCCCAAAAAGGAGCCGTCGCCGCCCTCACTGGGCCGCAGGATCACCTCAAGCTCTGGCTGGCCGAGTTCAACAAGCGCCGCGTCTATGCTTGGACGAAGCTGAATAGCATCCCCGGCTTGAGTTGCGTAAATGCCAAGGGTGCCTTCTACCTCTTCCCGAACATCGTTAAGACCGGCCTGAAGTCCACTGACTTCTGCGCCCGGCTGCTCGAAGCCGAGAAAGTCGCCGCTGTGCCCGGCATTGCCTTCGGCGCCGACGATTACATCCGGCTCAGCTATGCCACCAGCATGGCTAACATCCAGAAGGGCCTCGACCGCATCGAGAAATTCTGCCGCAGTCTCGTGAGCTGA